Proteins from one Juglans microcarpa x Juglans regia isolate MS1-56 chromosome 1S, Jm3101_v1.0, whole genome shotgun sequence genomic window:
- the LOC121246230 gene encoding calcineurin B-like protein 9 isoform X2 gives MDSPDYSCQKSIGDRLFAAIRPLRGFIEAIIFSFAHCFGRQLPRDCLHEDSFDDLDCLANTTPFTGNEIKALRELYKKLSNLLIDDGLIHKEELQVALLGTREGKNLFLDRKNGVIEFEEFVRALSVFHPRAPVEDKIDFAFRLYDLTQTGYIEKEEVRKLVAAFLSESSLQLSDESLEAIIDETFSDADADKDGKINKEDWKDFVVRHPTLLKNMTLPYLQDIMGTAVFPSFNFNTEVHD, from the exons ATGGATTCCCCTGATTATAGCTGTcag AAATCAATAGGCGACAGGCTATTTGCCGCAATTAGACCACTCAGGGGCTTCATTGAAGCCATAATCTTCAGCTTCGCTCACTGCTTTGGTCGCCAGCTTCCGCGCGACTGCTTGCATGAAGACTCCTTCGATGACCTCGACTGTCTAGCTAATACAACTCCTT TTACTGGGAATGAAATTAAGGCGCTACGCGAGTTGTACAAGAAGTTGAGTAATCTTCTAATTGATGATGGTCTGATACACAAG GAAGAGCTACAAGTGGCACTATTGGGAACTAGAGAAGGCAAGAATCTTTTCCTGGACAGG aaaaatggagtcATTGAATTTGAGGAGTTCGTTCGTGCACTCAGTGTTTTCCATCCCCGTGCTCCCGTGGAGGACAAAATCGATT TTGCATTTAGGTTGTATGACTTGACACAGACTGGATACATCGAAAAGGAAGAA GTTAGGAAATTGGTAGCTGCTTTTCTTTCGGAATCCAGTCTACAGCTGTCAGATGAAAGTCTTGAAGCTATCATTGATGAG ACATTCTCTGATGCAGATGCCGATAAGGATGGCAAGATTAACAAAGAAGATTGGAAGGATTTCGTTGTTCGGCACCCAACACTTCTGAAGAACATGACGCTTCCATATTTACA GGATATCATGGGCACGGCAGTGTTTCCCAGCTTTAATTTCAACACTGAAGTTCATGACTGA
- the LOC121246230 gene encoding calcineurin B-like protein 9 isoform X1: MDSPDYSCQKSIGDRLFAAIRPLRGFIEAIIFSFAHCFGRQLPRDCLHEDSFDDLDCLANTTPFTGNEIKALRELYKKLSNLLIDDGLIHKEELQVALLGTREGKNLFLDRVFDVFDEKKNGVIEFEEFVRALSVFHPRAPVEDKIDFAFRLYDLTQTGYIEKEEVRKLVAAFLSESSLQLSDESLEAIIDETFSDADADKDGKINKEDWKDFVVRHPTLLKNMTLPYLQDIMGTAVFPSFNFNTEVHD; encoded by the exons ATGGATTCCCCTGATTATAGCTGTcag AAATCAATAGGCGACAGGCTATTTGCCGCAATTAGACCACTCAGGGGCTTCATTGAAGCCATAATCTTCAGCTTCGCTCACTGCTTTGGTCGCCAGCTTCCGCGCGACTGCTTGCATGAAGACTCCTTCGATGACCTCGACTGTCTAGCTAATACAACTCCTT TTACTGGGAATGAAATTAAGGCGCTACGCGAGTTGTACAAGAAGTTGAGTAATCTTCTAATTGATGATGGTCTGATACACAAG GAAGAGCTACAAGTGGCACTATTGGGAACTAGAGAAGGCAAGAATCTTTTCCTGGACAGG GTATTTGATGTTtttgatgaaaagaaaaatggagtcATTGAATTTGAGGAGTTCGTTCGTGCACTCAGTGTTTTCCATCCCCGTGCTCCCGTGGAGGACAAAATCGATT TTGCATTTAGGTTGTATGACTTGACACAGACTGGATACATCGAAAAGGAAGAA GTTAGGAAATTGGTAGCTGCTTTTCTTTCGGAATCCAGTCTACAGCTGTCAGATGAAAGTCTTGAAGCTATCATTGATGAG ACATTCTCTGATGCAGATGCCGATAAGGATGGCAAGATTAACAAAGAAGATTGGAAGGATTTCGTTGTTCGGCACCCAACACTTCTGAAGAACATGACGCTTCCATATTTACA GGATATCATGGGCACGGCAGTGTTTCCCAGCTTTAATTTCAACACTGAAGTTCATGACTGA
- the LOC121246230 gene encoding calcineurin B-like protein 10 isoform X3: MDSPDYSCQKSIGDRLFAAIRPLRGFIEAIIFSFAHCFGRQLPRDCLHEDSFDDLDCLANTTPFTGNEIKALRELYKKLSNLLIDDGLIHKEELQVALLGTREGKNLFLDRVFDVFDEKKNGVIEFEEFVRALSVFHPRAPVEDKIDFAFRLYDLTQTGYIEKEEVRKLVAAFLSESSLQLSDESLEAIIDEMPIRMARLTKKIGRISLFGTQHF, encoded by the exons ATGGATTCCCCTGATTATAGCTGTcag AAATCAATAGGCGACAGGCTATTTGCCGCAATTAGACCACTCAGGGGCTTCATTGAAGCCATAATCTTCAGCTTCGCTCACTGCTTTGGTCGCCAGCTTCCGCGCGACTGCTTGCATGAAGACTCCTTCGATGACCTCGACTGTCTAGCTAATACAACTCCTT TTACTGGGAATGAAATTAAGGCGCTACGCGAGTTGTACAAGAAGTTGAGTAATCTTCTAATTGATGATGGTCTGATACACAAG GAAGAGCTACAAGTGGCACTATTGGGAACTAGAGAAGGCAAGAATCTTTTCCTGGACAGG GTATTTGATGTTtttgatgaaaagaaaaatggagtcATTGAATTTGAGGAGTTCGTTCGTGCACTCAGTGTTTTCCATCCCCGTGCTCCCGTGGAGGACAAAATCGATT TTGCATTTAGGTTGTATGACTTGACACAGACTGGATACATCGAAAAGGAAGAA GTTAGGAAATTGGTAGCTGCTTTTCTTTCGGAATCCAGTCTACAGCTGTCAGATGAAAGTCTTGAAGCTATCATTGATGAG ATGCCGATAAGGATGGCAAGATTAACAAAGAAGATTGGAAGGATTTCGTTGTTCGGCACCCAACACTTCTGA